The following are from one region of the Magallana gigas chromosome 4, xbMagGiga1.1, whole genome shotgun sequence genome:
- the LOC105332552 gene encoding E3 ubiquitin-protein ligase Midline-1-like isoform X2, which yields MDPRSTAQDVHRCDLCETAIAQSYCDFCHVNLCRPCIGEHISDEYETHKIVRFQDRKSTLIYPKCITHTPKNCEHQCKNCDNIFVCSSCTASEQHRGHIFVEVLEGYKTKKEVIENDAEKLQNLISPKYEEIALDLDNQIDNLDGGYQNLATEISKQGEQWHREIDIIINKMKTEIGEIKERHRHILQKHLEEIKQIQSLVNKTLLAMSEIKESREITPTIEYNSKLREFSKLPSQIKVTLPTFIPNLIDREQLESLFGQFTPLSSAIEESLSSINQPNTSVKKLLDEPELVATIKTGQPNIINVTCLNENKIWTSGITKEIKCFNIDGSLHQTNTPGNWPRDLAVDSDGDLLYTDDKSNTVNKIKNGHKIELIRLRAWKPNKLCVTSTGDLLVTMGSDDAAQSKVVRYSGSTEKQTIQFHDESKPLYSENHNMKYITENRNHDICVADCEAGAVVVVNKNGKLRWRYTGNPSVTKKKPFEPYGITTDSQSRILTVDGNNHCIHILDQDGQFLRYIDNCNLEDPFGLCVDNNDNLFVCECHKGNVKKIKY from the coding sequence ATGGACCCTCGCTCTACTGCTCAGGATGTTCAtcgatgtgacctttgtgagaccgccatagCACAGAgttactgtgacttttgtcatgtcaacctgTGCAGGCCCTGTATAGGAGAACATATCTCAGACGAATATGAAACACATAAAATAGTCCGATTCCAGGATCGAAAATCAACCTTGATTTACCCAAAATGCATAACGCATACACCAAAAAACTGTGAACACCAGTGCAAGAATTgtgataacatttttgtttgctCTTCTTGTACTGCGTCTGAACAACACAGAGGCCATATATTTGTAGAAGTTTTAGAAGGTTACAAGACAAAGAAAGAAGTTATTGAAAACGATGCAGAGAAGTTACAGAATCTTATTTCGCCtaaatatgaagaaattgcacTTGACTTGGACAATCAGATTGACAACCTCGACGGAGGATATCAAAATCTTGCAACAGAAATttccaaacaaggagagcaatggcacagagaaatagacatcatcatcaacaaaatgaaaaccgAAATCGGCGAGATAAAAGAGAGACACAGacatattttacagaaacacttggaagaaataaaacaaatacagtCTCTTGTGAATAAAACATTACTGGCTATGAGTGAAATCAAGGAATCTAGAGAAATAACTCCAACCATTGAATACAACTCTAAGCTCAGAGAATTCAGCAAGTTGCCATCCCAAATCAAGGTAACACTGCCAACATTTATTCCAAATTTAATAGACCGTGAGCAGCTTGAAAGTTTGTTTGGGCAGTTCACCCCATTATCTTCAGCTATCGAAGAAAGCCTCTCATCAATTAACCAACCAAACACTTCAGTCAAAAAACTACTGGATGAACCGGAGCTTGTCGCCACAATAAAGACTGGGCAGCCAAATATTATTAATGTGACATGtctaaatgaaaacaaaatctggaCGAGTGGAATAACCAAAGAAATCAAATGTTTCAACATAGATGGTTCACTGCATCAAACAAACACACCAGGGAACTGGCCTCGAGATCTAGCAGTAGACAGTGATGGGGATCTTCTATACACTGATGATAAATCAAATACGGTGAATAAGATAAAGAATGGACACAAAATAGAATTAATTAGATTACGGGCATGGAAGCCTAATAAGCTTTGTGTCACCTCtactggtgatctcctggttacTATGGGCAGTGATGATGCAGctcaatccaaagttgtccgttactcgggatctacagagaaacaaacaattcaatttcatGATGAATCTAAACCTTTGTACTCAGAAAATCACAACATGAAATACATCAcagagaacagaaaccatgacatctgtgtagctgactgtgaggctggtgcagtagtggtggttaataagaacgggaaactcagatggagatacaccGGTAATCCCTCAGTTACCAAGAAAAAACCATTTGAACCCTatggcatcacaacagacagtcagagtcgtaTCCTGACAGTAGACGGCAACaaccattgtatccacattctggatcaggatggacagtttctccgttacattgataactgtaatCTGGAGGATCCTtttggtttatgtgtggacaataatgacaatctgtttgtgtgTGAATGTCACAaaggcaatgtaaagaaaatcaaatattaa
- the LOC117683070 gene encoding RNA-splicing ligase RtcB homolog, with translation MEKAMKRDNINVSDRQLACAKIYSPEGQDYLKGMAAAANYAWVNRSSMTFLCRQVFAKMFDSTPDDLDMFMIYDVSHNSAKVEEQLVDGKHKALLVHRKGFTRAFPPHHPLIPVDYQLTGQPVLIGGTMGTCSFVLTGTQQGMEETYGTTCPGAGRALSRAKSRRNLDYTEVLSALEEKGISIRVASPKLVMEEAPESYKNVTDVVDTCHMAGISKKAIKLRPIAVIKG, from the exons ATGGAGAAGGCAATGAAGCGTGACAACATTAACGTTAGTGACAGACAACTGGCCTGTGCCAAGATTTACTCCCCGGAGGGTCAAGACTACCTCAAAGGAATGGCTGCCGCCGCTAACTATGCATGGGTCAACCGCTCCAGCATGACCTTCCTCTGTAGACAG GTCTTTGCAAAGATGTTTGACAGTACCCCAGACGACCTTGACATGTTTATGATTTATGACGTGTCACACAACAGTGCCAAAGTGGAGGAGCAATTAGTGGATGGGAAACATAAGGCTTTACTGGTTCACAGGAAGGGATTCACTCGGGCCTTCCCTCCCCATCACCCCCTTATTCCTGTAGATTATCAG CTGACTGGACAGCCTGTTTTGATTGGGGGAACCATGGGAACGTGTAGCTTCGTGCTGACTGGTACACAGCAGGGAATGGAGGAGACGTACGGAACCACGTGTCCCGGAGCT gGTCGAGCTTTATCTCGAGCCAAGTCTCGGCGTAATCTGGACTACACAGAGGTCCTGTCAGCTTTGGAGGAGAAAGGAATCAGTATCAGAGTGGCTTCACCCAAGCTGGTCATGGAGGAG GCACCTGAATCTTACAAAAATGTTACAGATGTTGTAGATACTT GTCACATGGCAGGCATTAGCAAAAAGGCCATAAAGCTACGTCCTATTGCGGTAATCAAAGGCTAA
- the LOC105332552 gene encoding uncharacterized protein isoform X1: MDPRTSAQDVHRCDLCETAIVQSYCDFCDVNLCRPCIGEHISDEYETHKIVRFQDRKSTLIYPKCITHTPKNCEHQCKNCDNIFVCSSCTASEQHRGHIFVEVLEVYKTKKEFIENDAEKLQNLISPKYEEIVLELDNQIANLDGGYEKLTTEISKQGEQWQREIDIVINKMKTEIGEIKEKHRDLLQKHLEEIKQIQSFINKTLLAMREIKESREVTPTIEYSSKISEFSKLSSQIKVTLPTFIPKPIDRDQLESFFGQITPLSSATEESVSSINQPNTSVRKLLDKPKLVATIHTEHASLLNVICLNEDKIWTSGMTKDIKCFNIDGSLHQTNTTRSGNRPRDIAVDNDGNLIYTDDISNTVNKIKNGQTEELIGLQGWRPNKLCVTSTGDLLVTMYIHDGTQSKVVRYAGSTEKQTVQFDDEGKPLYSNNNEIKYITENTNHDICVADWAAGAVVVVNQEGKLRWRYTGHPSLSKNEAFIPYGITSDSQSHILTSEFFKNCIHILDQNGQFLRYIDNCGLEGPFGLCVDKNDNLFVCEYDNGNLNKIKYLK; the protein is encoded by the coding sequence ATGGATCCTCGCACTAGTGCTCAGGATGTTcaccgatgtgacctttgtgagaccgccatagtacaGAGTTACTGTGACTTTTGTGATGTCAACCTGTGCAGGCCCTGTATAGGAGAACATATATCTGATGAATATGAAACACATAAAATAGTCCGATTCCAGGATCGAAAATCAACCTTGATTTATCCAAAATGCATAACACATACACCAAAAAACTGTGAACACCAGTGCAAGAATTgtgataacatttttgtttgttcatctTGTACCGCATCTGAACAGCATAGAGGCCATATATTTGTAGAAGTTTTGGAAGTTTACAAGACAAAGAAAGAATTTATTGAAAACGATGCAGAGAAGTTACAGAATCTTATTTCGCCTAAATATGAAGAAATTGTACTCGAATTGGATAATCAGATTGCTAACctggatggaggatatgagaaacttacaACAGAAATTTCCAAACAAGGGGAGCAATGGCAAAGAGAAATCGACATCgttatcaacaaaatgaaaactgaaatcgGCGAGATAAAAGAGAAACACAGAGATCTTTTACAGAAACACTtggaagaaataaaacaaatacaatcttttattaataaaacattacTGGCTATGCGTGAAATCAAGGAATCTAGAGAAGTAACTCCAACCATTGAATACAGCTCCAAGATCAGCGAATTCAGCAAGTTGTCATCCCAAATCAAGGTAACACTGCCAACATTTATTCCAAAACCAATAGACCGTGACCAGCTGGAAAGTTTTTTTGGACAGATCACACCATTATCTTCAGCTACCGAAGAAAGTGTCTCGTCAATTAACCAACCCAACACTTCAGTCAGAAAACTACTGGATAAACCGAAGCTTGTCGCCACAATACATACTGAACATGCATCTCTACTTAATGTGATATGTTTAAATGAAGACAAAATCTGGACGAGTGGAATGACAAAAGATATCAAATGTTTCAACATAGATGGTTCGCTGCATCAAACAAACACCACAAGATCAGGGAACCGGCCTAGAGATATAGCAGTAGACAATGATGGGAATCTTATATACACTGATGATATTTCAAATACAGTGAATAAGATAAAGAATGGACAGACAGAAGAGTTGATCGGATTACAGGGATGGAGGCCTAATAAGctgtgtgtcacctctactggtgatctcctggttaccaTGTACATTCATGATGGaactcaatccaaagttgtTCGTTATGCGGGATCTACAGAAAAACAAACCGTTCAGTTTGATGATGAAGGTAAACCTCTGTACTCaaataataacgaaattaaatacatcactgagaacacaaaccatgacatctgtgtagctgactggGCGGCTGGTGCAGTAGTGGTCGTTAATCAGGAagggaaactcagatggagatacacTGGTCATCCCTCACTTAGCAAAAACGAAGCATTTATACCCTATGGTATTACGTCAGACAGCCAGAGTCATATTCTGACatcagaatttttcaaaaattgtatccacattctggatcaaaatggacagtttctccgctacattgataactgtggtCTGGAAGGTCCTtttggtttatgtgtggacaaaaatgacaatctgtttgtgtgCGAGTATGACAATggcaatttaaataaaatcaaatacttaaaatag
- the LOC117683071 gene encoding RNA-splicing ligase RtcB homolog: MEYGRILQADPWKLGILGTGNHKAGIQVVDKIYNKFAAKKMGIECKGQVCVMIHCGRRGLGHQVETDALVAMEKARERDNININDRQMACAKLYSAEGQDYLKGMAAATTMHCGTINVNQMFIQGRALSRAKSRRNLDYTEVLSALEEKGISIRVASPKLVIEEKFKVALYTTF, from the exons ATGGAGTACGGTAGGATACTGCAGGCCGACCCTTGGAAG TTGGGAATTCTAGGAACCGGCAACCATAAAGCCGGGATACAGGTGGTGGACAAGATCTACAATAAGTTTGCCGCCAAAAAGATGGGCATTGAGTGTAAGGGACAGGTGTGTGTAATGATCCATTGTGGAAGACGGGGGCTGGGCCACCAGGTAGAAACAG ATGCTCTGGTTGCCATGGAGAAGGCAAGGGAGCGTGACAACATTAACATCAACGACAGACAAATGGCCTGTGCCAAGCTTTACTCCGCGGAGGGTCAGGACTACCTCAAAGGAATGGCTGCTGCTACAACTATGCATTG TGGAACAATCAATGTAAACCAAATGTTTATCCAA GGGCGAGCTTTATCTCGAGCCAAGTCTCGGCGTAATCTGGACTACACAGAGGTCCTGTCAGCTTTGGAGGAGAAAGGAATCAGTATCAGAGTGGCTTCACCCAAGCTGGTCATAGAGGAG aagtttaaggtggctctatacaccactttttga